The Primulina eburnea isolate SZY01 chromosome 12, ASM2296580v1, whole genome shotgun sequence genome includes the window cctatacggagctctcgaaataggaacggtacctggtacaagttcaatgctaaaatctacctctcgcactggaggtaatcctgggatttcatctggaaaaatatctggaaattcccgtactactggcaaatccgccaatgccgggctcgacttctgcatatctacagcataaataaagaaaccatctgctcctttttgtaacaatctgttcatagtaagagccgaaatcaagggaatccgagatctggaacccttcccgtagaatttccactcgtctgtcatctcgggtctgaatctgacaatcttatggaaacaatctacagtggctctgtacttcgttagcatatcaataccgactatacaatcaaaatcagctagacccaacactatacaatctaggtcaatctcatacccctcaaactgtagaatgcaatgtttaaccgtagttacagatatcaatccacttcccaacggagaattaatagatacaacctctaacaaagactcaacaggcaatgaatgcaacaatgcaaatcgctccgaaatgaatgtatgcgatgcacctgtatctatcaatatataagcaggataaccataaagagagcagttacctgctataacatcatctggtgcatcttgtgcttgctcttcggtcaatgcaaacacttgggcctgttgcctcggaggttgactcaccgtctgactacctcggcctctgggtggagtcggtgctggtggaggctgaaaagagtgaaccgatgatgcctgccgctcaaactgaggtactggcccGGATGCTCGTCCAATCTGggcttgctgtacacctctctgtggacagactttggcaaaatgtcccggttgcctacaaaggttacatcggcctgtaactccttggcattgttcagtcgcattcctacctccacaagaattacagtagacacccgaagtccttgaactttgatcaaaacaaGTGTCTTGATCtgctggagctggacgaactgctcccaggtcgcttaaactgtttccccttcgccttcagctgttcctttctgccactgctactaccgccactatcaaatcttggagggGGTGGAATGGTAGCTGCTGGTGGACTCGGTATCGGAGCAACataaggagcactccgctgcctcaacaatcctgcttctgcacccttggcttgattcaatgcatccgcaaagttattaggtcttcccgtgtttaccaaggtaaagatgtccgggttcaagccatttatgaattggtccgccaccgcctcgtcactacctgaaacatggggtgcaaaacgaagcaaagaagagaatttggcaacgtactcctcaatgttcagtggcccttgccttagattggcaaattctgcacctttatccttgcgataggagatgggaaagaaacgctgatagaactccgtcttgaatactttccatgtaatttcggtaccccgttgctctaaagctctcctaatgttcaaccaccaattcttggctatatcttgcaattgatggccaattagctttattctcttctcgtcaccatactccaaagactcgaataacatttcaatgtcctcaagccaactttcgcactcgatggcattctcggtaccttttaatgtgggaggtcgaaaggattggaatcgcttcagcaacgtctccataggggtcgccgtaacatccattggatctccggatgtgctaccctgttctggtgttgtgggtcgtagaggcactgctgctcttcgaggaggcatgtatctaataatccaactgattagtataccaaatatacaactgtctcagccatcctctagtcagttacctctgatctagaatcagttctgattcagtcaatcacatgctgaacagaatcaaataacaacaacatgtaataaggaaagcaataatcatgatatgctagcatgatataaacaaggaagatgactcaatCTACCACGCTCATGCTAttctatcttagtctaaaggaactatcggctctgataccacctgttgtggggacccgggctctaattctttttcttgggattaaatggatcattattctaaaacatgggtcaatttttcgcttttacatttaatcaaatataattaaacaagcatcaatctttatttaatttacaacatacaaacataatatacatgtcttattctgtatgtccttaactaaccagtattaaaagacagtacatgtAAAGTCCAAAAATCAGTATACGTAAAatccatgtatttatttaaattatgaaatttattattttaattatttatatttatttaatgtacgttaaaatattttctagagttttatgtttcaggcgattattcgaggcgagatcgagggaAGGAGACCTGGACGATTTATAGTAAATTTTAAAAtggtattttatgtttttagtcatgtttgagacattttaaatgaattatgaagttttaatttttttaaaagcctaaattaagtATTAAGTTAATTTaggattttaaacttttaaagttgtaACACTTgtgcatttttttttatcatatgaaATAGCCTAATTGCCCCACTAATTTGCATacacatgttacaatatatatatatatatatatatatatatataaatctaaaaaaaaaaaaataaacaagcacacacactttgactcttacacacactcacacacttTACACACACAACTACACGTACACACCCACAAACACAAAACAACATTTTCTATCAAACTTTTGACTTTAGGGAATGTAATGTTTTTTAAAACTCTTTCATGTCAATTCTTCACTCCATTTTCTTTCTATTTATTTTCCCTTCAACGAGCACATTTCTTCTGAAAAATTTAAGCACAATTATAgtaagttttctttgaagaaaaatcgaGCTTCGTTGTCCGGGATCAACTTTcgctccgtctccgcttcggtatcgtcgtttcggtattttttaaatatcaaaaggcacgtatattctttcgtttctgtatcgatcatgtcatattatgcgttacgttgtttttatgcgtaaaaccatgtgtatgaTGCGTAGGAGTTTGAGCGATTACGttgggatcacttttgaaatacttttcagatttgaaattttcgtttttgatgttctgtaaaatactgcaatttttcggtacatattttgagaaaactttcaactacaaaaacgtagatcttttcgatacgttcgatttgatataaaattcgagttatttggattaaaattgagtgagttatggtgtttttagtatgactgctcaaattaaATCCGAAAAATCCTGTTTTGATGTTCtgtaaaataatgaaatttttcggtacatattttgagaaaaccttCAACgtgaaaaacgtagaacttttcgataccttcgatttgatataaaattcgaaatatttggatgaaaattgagtgagttatagcgtttttcgtaggactgctcaaactgcatttttttagaaacgtttttgttgttctgaaaaatactgcgatttttcagtaaagATTTTGATAAAACTTTTAAcgacaaaaacgtagatcttttcgataagttcgatttgatataaaattcgagttatttggattaaaaacgagtgagttatgatgtttttagtatgactgctcaaatcgtgtttcaagaaagttatgaattttaatatgttcttgaagtttttatgttgcaggcttcgttggaaatcgacgggtgatcgttgttgcatataagaaagttagtaatgatgtttagagtatttttgaggttttgattcatgtcgttaagagcttgaattattaagaagtcgtaagaaataaactttaatataaatgaaaatattttgggtcgtatgaattgtagggtgattataaaagtttagttcattgttatggtgtcctagaatggtctcataatgatgaatcttgatgccttatgtgttaattgggagaatagacatgtcgcaaaattttcataaaataattcatcgaacagagcggacacggacccggacacggaggtaggctcgaggtccgtgccttcttatttcatcacaacaatttttaaacgcacggacacggaccatgatacggacctagggacggggtccgtgtaccttcagattttaggtatattcttttattatttaagatttgatttgaggttttatgctatggtttaatatgatgttttacaaggttatgtcatgggaaattatagattgttctaagaatttatttagcttgggattaagcatgacatttacgtttaagttgtacaagttaagtttatgtattcatattagtatgttgcagcaacgacccgattgacatccaacgaatccctcgacgccaagtaagtatgtatgacgtgcaaagaaaatatttgaagttttgaggtatgctaaatgtcttgtgaccaaagaaagaaagttaggattggaaagcgttaaattatgaacggggaccaatccgcccgttaaattatgaacgggttagatcgtggttgtgaagcgttaaattatgaacgtggatcaactggcctgttaaattatgaacagggatcttatgtatgtgacagtggatacgtccctgtcagcccagtactgtggtttgtctgatcagatatttattatgttaagggtcacttgctttgaaacatcctctacgcaaaatgatgaagttaagtatgttgaagtatgaaagcatgttaaagaaaagtttatgtgatggcACGTCATTTTATGTATGCAAATATGTTCAAAGCTTATGCAAAGAgcaagtttatgaaagtttaagtttattatgtAAAGTTCAAGTTTGAAGTATGTACgatctattttgaagttgtatgggattttattatgtagtactcgttattcccagtttatacgtgttgagtctttagactcactagacttgatcgatgcaggtgattatgttgatgaggagacaggaggtggcgaccaaggggcaggcttggactgagcgggaggctaaacccgaggaccgtcaaGTTTATGTTTTAAGCATTTTAAAATACTTTGAATTTATATTCCAATGAGAAATAATTTGAACAAGTATGTTGGTGAACCATTTTATTTAATGATGTTTTGAACAACCAtatcttatgggggacttggttgtaatattttatggcaaactttggaagttattttatgtttaagaaattttttatttttccgcaaattttgaagtagtaaaagtacggtacgttacagttggtatcagagcggtgttcttgaaaaagggttatgcctactgccagtcacaagaagctcacgaagtcccATCtccagtctgtaagttttaaaattttgaaattatgttatgtagtaagtatatagtcatgatttcagcatggacatatttaaaatttaagttatgTGTATCTTATGTAatttatattatgttcatgcatgttgggtaaaTTTTataacagtatgcctcctagacgtttgaTTGCCCGTGGAGCAAGGGATGAGGACAGAGAGACTTATGATGGAGAAAGGGCCACTCctcctccaccaccagatatgcaggcacagatgcttgcaggcatgactcaattcttcgcacagtttgcggggaaccacgCTGCAGCAATGGGTGCAGAGGAGAGACCCAGGCCAGAAGCAGTGTATGAAAGGTTCAGGAGGATGAGTCCAAAGGAGTtctcgggtaccactgacccgatgatagccgaaggatggatcaagtccatcgaggtaatcttcgATTTTATGGAGCTGACCGATGCTgatagggtcaggtgtgccacgttccttctgtcaggggacgctaggctatggtgggagagcgcatcagtgGCAGTGAATTTGCAGACTTTGAATTGGACGGGATTCAAGGAATTGTTCttcgccaagtacttcactgaagaggtAAGATCCCGATTGACCAGAGAATTTATGACGTTGCGTCAAGGAGACAGCAGCGTGGCAGATTTcgtcaggaagtttgagagggggtgttactttgTACCCCTGATTTCTAATGATGTCCAGGCAAAGCTGAGACATTTTATGGATGGTTTGCGGCctgtcttgcgccgtgatgtgagggtagctggccctactacatATGCAGTTGCCGTTTCTAGAGCTTTGACGGCAGAACAAGATCTGAGGGATATCGAGgcagacaggcagggcaagaggccctatccggcaccaccgcaacaccagcagcagcagcatcagcgGCCTCAGCATAAAAGGCCTTACCAAGGTCCGCCGGGGAAGAAGCCGTATAAGGGACCGCCGATGGGCAAAGGTCCAGTTCAACAGCAGGGGgcacctcagaagcccgttattttcccagtgtgtcctaagtgcaaccgccagcatccagGGCCATGtttgtatggatcaggcaaaTGCTTTAAGTGTGGAGCTAGtgaccacatgctgaaagagtgcccgcagtggaaacagccaactcagggcagagtgttcgccatgcatgcacaagaggcgaacccagacactacaCTACTGACCGGTAATCATTTCTATTTAAGCTCGGTATtatttgccttgcatgtggaaattttatttgtgattattagtgtgctagtaagATTTTAGATTGACTTGGAATATATTGATTTCAACTATGATTAAAGTTAATTGCTAGtatttttgggatataagtttggTGTTGTGCTAAcatctctcaggaaatattttcataaagagattagccacaactgcactgatagattcaggagccactcactcctttatatcggagacctttgctaatcatttggacattaagtccattggcctagacgtgaattttTCAGTGACACTTCCATCAGGGGAAGATTTGTTAGCCACCAGTGTGATCAGAGAtattgatctagaactgcaAGGTCACCTggtatatgcagatttgatcatattgccaatgccagagtttgatatcattttgggaatggactggttgactaagaacagagttcttatcgattttcagaagaggtcagtgttGGTTAGACCGCtcggcatggagcagtttcttttcgagccagctagatggaggagttttcctcgcatgatttcgtgcatgaaGGCGAGGAGATTgatttccaaggggtgtcaggctttcttggccaatATTGTATCAGCGCCTGATGTGACCACTCCATCTATATCAGATGTTCCAGTAGTCCGAgatttcccagacgtctttccagatgacaTTACAGGTCTTCCACCggatagagaggtggagtttgccattgACCTCATGCCcggcacagtgccaatctctaaggcaccatacagattagctccagctgagatgttagaactcaagcagcagatACAGGAGCTTCTAGACAAGGAATTTATTCGCCCAAGTTTCtcaccttggggcgcaccagtactatttgtgaaaaagaaagatgggagcatgagactttgcatcgattaccgtgagttgaacaaggtaacgatcaagaataagtatccattacctagaatcgaagacttgtttgatcaattgcagggagctaccgtgttctctaagatagatcttcgatcagggtatcatcaactgaaagtgaaggatgcagatgttcacaagacagctttcagaacccggtatgggcattacgagttcttagtaatgccgtttggagtgacaaatgctccagctattttcatggatcttatgaaccgagtattccatccgtaccttgatcagttcgtcatagtatttattgacgacatccttatatactcgaagagccatgaggagcatatcAAGCATTTGAGGATAGTCTTACAGATTcttcagagtcgcaagttatttgcgaaattcagtaagtgcgaattttggttggaaaaggtagcgtttttgggtcatatagtaTCTAGTAGTGgtatcgaggtggatccagcgaaagtagcAACTGTcaaagaatgggttgagccaaagaatgcatctgagatccgtagttttctgggtttagctggttactaccgaaagtttattcagggattctcgtcgatagcagtgccactcacttcacttaCTAAAAAGAAtgccaaatttgtgtggagtgaagaatgtcagaagagcttcgatactttgaagcaagctcttatttcagcaccggtgttagccatgccaacagggcaaggagattttgtgttatacaccgatgcatctaagctcggtttaggagcagtattgatgcaacaaggtcgggtcatagcttatgcttccaggcagttgaaggtgcatgagaagaattacccgacacatgatcttgagttagcagctgtcgtctttgcattaaaaatttggagacattatctatatggtgagaaatgtcagattttcaccgatcacaagagtctcaaatatttcttcactcagaaagaattaaatatgagacaaagacgttGGTTAgaattggtgaaggattacgactgtgaaattagctatcatccgggaaaagctaatgttgtcgcagacgcattgagcagaaaagttgcaTTCATAGCTCATTTATCAGCTCAGAGATATCTTCAGTATGAGATTCAAATGTTTGACTTGGAAGTTTACCGCAAGGGCAGAActcctaagctgtctaatctgacagtcaaatcttcCTTGTTAGATCGTATTcgagcaggacagtcttcagatgagcaactacagaaatggagactaaAAGATGAATCGAAGGGCAGAGTtctctacacagtgtcagatggtattgtgagatacaaagATAGAATGTGGGTACCTAGTGGTGATTcaatcagacaggatattttgtcagaggcacatgcatctccatattctattcacccaggaggtacaaagatgtacaaagacttgcaaattttgtattggtggccagggatgaaacgAGATATCCGCAGATatgtatcagaatgtctcacttgtcagcaggtgaaagcagagcatcagagaccagcagggatGCTTAAGTCACTTCCcattccagagtggaaatgggagaatatcaccatggattttgttgttggtttaccgaggtcagtcagaggatccaatgccatttgggttatagtggatcgactaactaagtcggcacatttcttaccagtgaagacgactttctctatgacgcagtatgcggagctttatataaGAGATATAGTTCGtttgcatgggattccagtttctattgtgtcagacagagatccgaggtttacatcgtccttctggaagagtttacatgcagccatggggacgaaattGTTGTTCAGTACTGCatttcaccctcagacagatggtcagtctgagagaGTGATACAGATATTAGAAGATTTGTTGAGAGcttgtatgattgattttcaggggaCTTGGGAGTCTAAAATATCTCTAGTGGAATTTACCTACaataacagtttccaatcatcaataggtatggctccttacGAAGCTTTGTACGGACGGAAGTgtagatcaccagttcattgggatgaagttggtgagagagcagaacttggtccagagatagttcagcagactgcagatgtggtggtcaagattcgtgatagaatgaagactgctcagagtcgccagaagagttatgctgataaaaGAAGAAGAGATC containing:
- the LOC140807693 gene encoding uncharacterized protein, giving the protein MLGKFYNSMPPRRLIARGARDEDRETYDGERATPPPPPDMQAQMLAGMTQFFAQFAGNHAAAMGAEERPRPEAVYERFRRMSPKEFSGTTDPMIAEGWIKSIEVIFDFMELTDADRVRCATFLLSGDARLWWESASVAVNLQTLNWTGFKELFFAKYFTEEVRSRLTREFMTLRQGDSSVADFVRKFERGCYFVPLISNDVQAKLRHFMDGLRPVLRRDVRVAGPTTYAVAVSRALTAEQDLRDIEADRQGKRPYPAPPQHQQQQHQRPQHKRPYQGPPGKKPYKGPPMGKGPVQQQGAPQKPVIFPVCPKCNRQHPGPCLYGSGKCFKCGASDHMLKECPQWKQPTQGRVFAMHAQEANPDTTLLTGDYVDEETGGGDQGAGLD